tttttcatttgcatAGTTTTTGTGAATCCAAGTCCGTGCAAAATTTCGGCAGCCTTCTTTTCAGCGAGAGATGCATCCATTTCATCCAGCCTTTCGTAAACATCCATCAGCTTGTCCTGACTTTCCTCATCAGTCTGACTAGCAAGCTGCTCGGCAAGATGTTCCAACTCTTTTCTGACTGAATCGACATCAACGACCGCTTGAAGAGCAGTTTTCTCTGAAGCAGGCATTTCACGGGATACGAGGTACATATCCACGGACTCTGGGATTGGCATTTCCTTGTTGTAGATTGCCTGAATGATGGTAGACTTTCCAGATCCGTTCAATCCGATGAGTCCGTAACGACGTCCACGGTTGAGTTCGAGTTTCGTGTCAACGACAATTTCACGACCGTGGAATGTAATCTGAATGAAAACAAAGTTACTTGTTGGAGTCGCCAATTAAAAACCACTTACCGTCAGGCTTTCTACTCTGTGATCAAGACCCTTTGGATCGGAAGTCAATGATCCGGCGACTGAACGAGCAGCAGCGTTTTCCAATTCGATTTTGGCCAAGGTGGCGGCGGCCTGATCGAGCTCCTCGTCTAAACAGCAGAGACTGTTGACGGACGGATGTTGAGATGACATGGCGGTTGGTGTTTCTACCTGGAAATGAGATGATTATTATttgttaaacaaaaaaaaactaaaaatcaattgctcaccttcttttttccttttcctccTTTGGCGGCAGCCTTCTTAGCGGCCTCGCGTGCTTTCTTCGCATCAGACGGCATTGTTGTCCAGCAGTGATGCGGATGGGGTAccctaaatttttatttatttatctctCAAATACACGGAAAAAGCGACGGATAAAAAATACGAGAGCGAAAATTCACATAAACTAGACGAGAAATCCTCAAAAAAAGCAGGAaaagaaatattatttcaacGAAGCGAAGGCCTTTGGCATGGCACAGTGATCCAAATGGTGAACGTAGTCAGCCATCTCCTGATGGCAGGTCTCCTCAGTGTTAGAACGAGAGTTGACACGATCGTTGCACTCGTCGAGAATACTCTTGAATTCGGTGACATGGTCGGCACATCGCTCACGGTATTGAGTAAGTTGATCGACGTCAGCCTCGAGTGGCTCTTCCTTGTGGCTCGACATACTGAtacccgaaaaaaattccatgatAGTGACAAGTCATTGGCTCGATGAGAAgagaaatatgaagaaaacTACTTTAAAGCGATTCGAAAAACCGGTCATACCAAACTCCCGTAGGCATAAATTAGCCACAATGcgatatcgatttttttcggaacattGAGGTTACGAATAACCAGTTATCTACAGtgtaaataaacaaaaaacacttcAAGTACTGCTTATCACTAATACACTATTGTGTTTGCTTTGACATGGCtcataattttcataaaaactgaaactttcgCAATTAAGTTACTTTCTTGGAGTTATGacctatttttcgaaaataaatcacgtttttttaataaaacaaaacgtgaaaaattcaggaatgAAGGAACGAACAcgtttagaaaagaaaaatacgaaaaatcgataacaaaactgatatttaggctcaaaatatgcaaaaaatcccaaaactgGGCGGTCAGAGAAAACTAGTGTTTGAATCGCCGCGCCTGACGCACCGTACTTGCgagcgtggcgagacctgCAAAGTGCCTCACGGGCTGTGCGCGCACCCCGTTTCGACGGGCGGCCGTCTTCCCACTATTGCTTCTGGCAAGCACCGACCACCGAGGTCCTTCAATCTTGAATCATGTCCAAAGAAAAGTCCTTCGACACCAAAAAGTTCTTGATCGATCTCGCCTCAGGAGGTaagctttttcagtttttattgcaaaaatttggaggATTTctataattattaattttgggttttcattcgtcaaatttgtgatttaattaattttgttttcttttaggTACCGCTGCTGCCGTCTCCAAGACCGCTGTTGCCCCAATTGAGCGTGTCAAGCTTCTCCTCCAGGTGTGtgatgaaacttttttccactataaatatgaaaaattttaggtcCAAGATGCTTCCAAGGCTATCGCCGTTGACAAGCGTTACAAGGGAATCATGGATGTTCTCATCCGTGTCCCAAAGGAGCAAGGAGTTGCTGCCCTCTGGAGAGGAAACCTCGCTAACGTCATCCGGTACTTCCCAACTCAGGCCATGAACTTCGCCTTCAAGGACACATACAAGGCAATCTTCCTTGAGGGACTCGACAAAAAGAAGGACTTCTGGAAGTAAGTTAAACATTGCATtattgtttttagaaaatttcacatttgaaattcaggTTCTTCGCAGGAAACTTGGCTTCCGGAGGAGCTGCTGGAGCCACCTCCCTCTGCTTCGTCTACCCACTCGACTTTGCCCGTACCCGTCTTGCTGCTGATATTGGAAAGGCCAACGACCGTGAATTCAAGGGACTTGCTGACTGCCTTATCAAGATCGTGAAATCCGATGGACCAATCGGACTCTACAGAGGATTCTTCGTCTCCGTGCAAGGAATTATCATCTACCGTGCCGCATACTTCGGAATGTTCGATACCGCCAAGATGGTCTTCGCTTCTGATGGACAGAAACTCAACTTCTTCGCCGCTTGGGGAATTGCTCAAGTTGTCACAGTCGGATCTGGAATCCTTTCCTACCCATGGGACACTGTTCGTCGTCGTATGATGATGCAGTCTGGACGCAAGGATATCCTCTACAAAAACACCCTCGATTGCGCAAAGAAGATCATCCAAAACGAAGGAATGTCCGCTATGTTCAAGGGAGCCCTCTCCAACGTCTTCCGTGGAACCGGAGGAGCCCTCGTCTTGGCCATCTACGACGAAATCCAGAAGTTCCTTTAAATTTGATAAcactttgataatttttaccTTGTCATTGTCCAACAAAATCTCGTTATGTAGCTTGTTTTAGCAAAGTAGTTCACCTAGCTACTAtgttaagttttcaaaaataaagcgAGCCacataaaaagttttaaatccTCTATTAAAGTTTTCcccttttcaaattctcattCTTTCCCTCAACACCCCGATTGAACATTCGTTAGGATAGCCCCTTTATCTGGACTCGGTTTGACAATCTCGGTTATTGCACCTGTGTTTGCCGTTGATCTTTAAAATTACTCGAACAACAATAAAACGTTGTTGATTTTCCCTTCGTTCAATTATGTGCCACAGAAAGATTTCAAACCGTAGCCGTTTATTAACGATGAGATTTTGTTTCGCAAGCAATGAGGTTCATTTGGGGTCAGTGGGGGAAGTGAATGCCAGGGAAAGCGAGAAAACAATGTGAGTAGGAAAGTGCAATAGTGAATAGTTAGACGTCAGAAGTGTCTGCGAAGTACGCATGGCGTAGAGCTGCATCGGCATCGATTCTTCCTGCTGGATTGCAAACAAGAAGTTTCTGCAAATACTTCGAGTTTGAGTaagtataatttttattggaaaaaagttaccTGTAAAAGATCACGGCCACGTGAATTCAAATTAGGTACGATTTGGCTCCATGTAAGCGTTGGATGGTAGATTGGGTAGGGCTGAAAAATGGTATGTTATACTTGTGTGTTCCTATAATGCAATGGAATTCAATTAATTATTGTCAATCTTAAATCTAGAACAGTTGTCTCTGCTTCTCTAAATCTACTCAATACTCTGTTCTCTGTCCTGTCCCAGCCGCCCGTGATTGTATGAATTACGTCACCCGAACAAACAGCTGAGCTCAAAGTACTCAATATCATTTCTTCTTTctatctttttcttttttagtttttcaccAATTGACACGGGCGGATAGTAGTCGGGAGGACAGGACAGCGGCAAAATCGTGGCAGGTAAAATGGAAAAGATAAGAAGACGGAATTAGAGAACTAAGAGAATTTGATAAGAATATGTAGAggtgaaaatacaaaaaattcaaagaactACGACATGTAATACCTTATAATCTGGAAGTTGTGTAATTGATGGCCAATTATCTTCGGATGGGCTGCCCaattgcttaaaaattcgTTTCAATTGATCGTCAACATCAGCACCGGGGAATAATGGACGACCGGCATTTGAGAtctctgaaaaagtaaaaattaggaaaatttattggcaaatttaatttttaaaaaaaacctgcaAAAATACACCCGGCAGACCACATATCAATTGAAGTATTGTACAATTTCGCTCCAAAAAGCACGTCCGGCGGTCTATACCATAACGTGACAACTTCTGCACTAAAACATCGAACTGGGACGCCAAACGCCCTGGCTAATCCAAAATCAGCTAGTTTCAGTGTCCCATTTGTATTAATCAGCAGGTTTTGCGGCTTGAGATCTCGATGAAGTACATGGTGAGCGTGGCAAAAGGATAAACCACGGAGAAGTTGAAGCATTAAGGATCGTGCAGTTTGTGCATCCATATACCCATTCAGCgagtcgaaaaattttttcaaatcctgATCGCAATACTCAAAAACCAGTGTCAACTTGTTTTCTGAGTGAACAACGTCGTAGAGCCTTACTACATTTCGGTGTTTCAGCTCGCGGAGAATACAAATTTCACGGAGAGCAGAGCTTGGAACAccctgaatttgaattttagtttatttttttgaatgcttTTTGAGTacctcatcatcatcgtccAACCTTACTCTTTTCAACGCAACGATTTCtcctgaatttttgtttctggCTTTGAAAACGGTTCCGTAGGTTCCTGAAAGTCAACAATTTGGCTGGAAAAATGGGCAGGGAATAGCTTAccttctccaattttttccattttatcaTAGTTAAGCATTTTTGAGGTGGGAAAACTGATTAAATTTCTTCTCTTGTAAAccttgtaaaaattaaatgaaaaatcgaattcttaGCTTCACAAAATCAATATGCGTCAAGGAGTGGTTGCTGGCGTACTTTGCGATGTTTGTTTGTGTCTCTCAAATCTCTATGCTCTCTTGTTTGCGCATTTCTCGTGTTTTAATTCGGCATTCTCGTGGGAGAATAAGATCTTATAAATATAAGATGTTTTGTTCTGTTATAaagtttatgaattttttaaaaatatgttcaatttcagaatgttcGCATCTGACGTGAAGCATGATAAAATTGCGAAAATCCCCCTCTACACAGATGACGATTTGGACTTTATAAAAGTCGATATTCTCGATGAAATGTATAAAAAAAGCTACTCAATATTCAACGAACTGCGATCGAAATGTCAGCTCTGCGATGTGGCCTTGTTGGTTGAAAATCGAAAGCTATCAGCACACAAAgtaattttaaagcaatttaaTGCGACTTTTTCTAACCGAAATCAAGCTTTCAGGTAATACTCGCAGCCACAATTCCATATTTTCGCGGTATGTTCACATTGGATTTGATGGAAGCCAACATGAAAGAGATAAATATTGAAGGTAAAACtctgaaagttatttttactaaaaaaaaataaaccagATTCAGATATGAACTACGAAACTGTGGATGCTCTTCTGTCATTTGCGTATACCGGAGAATTGAGAATAACCACAAGtaagtatttttttgtttgaagaaaTCTTTATTTAGATTTTCGTTTCCAGGCAACGTTCAATCAATAATGTTAGGagcaaactttttccaaatgcTGGAAGTTGTGCAACATTGTGGAAACTTTCTCCTGACTCGTCTTCATCCGTCAAATGCACTTTCAATTcgagaattttgtaaaatgatGTGCGTCGAGGAGAAGATTACAGAAATGACTGATGACTATATACAGGTAAAAACGATCACAGTTTTGTCAAGAAGATttccaggtctcgacacgatcgaTTTTTGTACGATATAAACgcatgtgcgcctttaaagagaatttttgattttcaagatctttaataaatcgaaaaacaaataatttcgatttttcggattttttataatgaaaaaatacaaaattttcaaatttttcggtagttttcagagaaaaccaaaaatcaaaaaagttcaattcttTGCAATTTGCAAAGAATcgagaaatcgaaaattttagattttccgaaaaatcgaaaaaaaaaacagaaaaattcaaaaaaaatcaaaaatcgaaaacatgaatgttcgaatttttcggtaattatcagaatttttatttttgatttttctaattttctaaaatggaaaaatgaaatatttcgatttttcactattttcaaacaaaaaaaaaacgaagaacgattttggaaaatccaaaagcgtgtgcgcctttaaagattactgtagtgttcaaatataaattaatttttaaaagtcaaaaatttacatatttatataatcagttttaaatttcagaaacatttcaTGGCAGTATCCAAAGATGAGGACTTCAAGAGACTATCACTAGAAGATGCAATTGAATTGTTAAGAAATGATCATTTATACGTGGATTCTGAAGAACAAGTGTATGTCGCTGCGATGGAATGGTTAAATTGTGATGTGATCAGACACGAACAGGCAGCGAAGTTAGATTTTCGATattattttgagaataaaaactcaattttgcttcaaatatatttttttttgtttgcaacGATATAGAATTGATAactaaaaagtttcagattttttggaaaaaaattttacatttttcgtaaaaaatcttaaacttgagaaaaaacgacaaaaaatttgatagaaaattgaattttatgttttttttcaattttcgattttcagttcAATCCACCCTTGACCctaattaaaatcaattttgtttcagaattcTCCCATGTGTTCGTCTTCCACTTCTCAGCCCAACATATCTTTCCTCAATTGTCGCTTCGAAtccaattattaaaaaagatATTCCATGTCGGGATTTGgtgagttgaattttttttgcattttcagtaACATTTGTATGTAATTCCTAACCTGGACTtggacaaaaaaagtttaaaaaaatttaaaccaaaaaatttacacaGCAGGAAAGGaaaccagaaaaaacaaaaaaataaatctataaatttaacttttttgagcTCGCACGcttgtggaaaaaaattaaaaataagtcAAAggttcacaattttcagaaaaaaaaagaaaaaataataatgagaaaataatacaaaaaacgaaggaaaatgCACTATCGCAGCCagtattcgaaaaaaaagttcgaaaattgaGCTCGACACAGGCacaaggattactgtagttttcgctacaagatattttgcgcgtcaaatatgttcttgtaatacgcattctcagagttTTATGTTCCCGtattattataaaattgtttaaaatacaaaaattatttttgaaaaaaaacaaatattaatgattccgtgattattttcactcGGGAATCGCTCGCCCACTATGGGGGAGTCTACGCAAGGACAACGCAAGGACAAGGACAACATTCTAATGGAATGGAAACGATTGCCCGACTGCACCAATTCTAGTTCAAGCGAAGAATGTTAACTAACAGcgagcgtaataaattattattattattaatataaaattgtttaaaatacaaaaattatttttgtgaatttttagcttcaaaaaaccaatttttcatcaaaataccaaaaaaaaaagtactcaACTAAATATCCgtttaatttcagatcgacGAAGCAAAAGACTATCATCTCCTTCCCGATCGTCGATCACTCATTAAATCATTCAAATGTACTCCTAGATTGTGCCAAATCGTACCCGGATTAATAGTTGCCATTGGTGGACTGATGCATCAAAGTCAATCGAAATCTTCTGTTGAAATCTATGATCCAACCTCCAAGAAATGGTCGCCAATCGATGGAATGGTCACTTTGAGAACTCGTGTCGGAGTTGCTGTTAATCAGAGACA
The nucleotide sequence above comes from Caenorhabditis elegans chromosome III. Encoded proteins:
- the T27E9.2 gene encoding Cytochrome b-c1 complex subunit 6 (Confirmed by transcript evidence), with the protein product MSSHKEEPLEADVDQLTQYRERCADHVTEFKSILDECNDRVNSRSNTEETCHQEMADYVHHLDHCAMPKAFASLK
- the kel-3 gene encoding BTB domain-containing protein (Confirmed by transcript evidence), encoding MFASDVKHDKIAKIPLYTDDDLDFIKVDILDEMYKKSYSIFNELRSKCQLCDVALLVENRKLSAHKVILAATIPYFRGMFTLDLMEANMKEINIEDSDMNYETVDALLSFAYTGELRITTSNVQSIMLGANFFQMLEVVQHCGNFLLTRLHPSNALSIREFCKMMCVEEKITEMTDDYIQKHFMAVSKDEDFKRLSLEDAIELLRNDHLYVDSEEQVYVAAMEWLNCDVIRHEQAAKILPCVRLPLLSPTYLSSIVASNPIIKKDIPCRDLIDEAKDYHLLPDRRSLIKSFKCTPRLCQIVPGLIVAIGGLMHQSQSKSSVEIYDPTSKKWSPIDGMVTLRTRVGVAVNQRQVYAIGGFNGQDRLDLVEKFDYDTLKWTTLSPLTRKRSALAAAFVTNRLYVCGGYDGLHSLSSIEIYDINRNVWEAGPPMENMRSAAGVTVIDKHIYICGGHDGMQIFASVERLDTENQQWERIPSMIQQRCRFGAATFKGKIYVAGGYDGTSFLKSVEVYDPVEKKWSPVSPMNMRRSRVSLVSTNEGLFAVAGFDGENNLCSMEQYDDVTDSWTIATALTCHEGGVGVGVIPMPPHML
- the cdk-5 gene encoding Cyclin-dependent-like kinase 5 (Confirmed by transcript evidence); its protein translation is MLNYDKMEKIGEGTYGTVFKARNKNSGEIVALKRVRLDDDDEGVPSSALREICILRELKHRNVVRLYDVVHSENKLTLVFEYCDQDLKKFFDSLNGYMDAQTARSLMLQLLRGLSFCHAHHVLHRDLKPQNLLINTNGTLKLADFGLARAFGVPVRCFSAEVVTLWYRPPDVLFGAKLYNTSIDMWSAGCIFAEISNAGRPLFPGADVDDQLKRIFKQLGSPSEDNWPSITQLPDYKPYPIYHPTLTWSQIVPNLNSRGRDLLQKLLVCNPAGRIDADAALRHAYFADTSDV
- the ant-1.1 gene encoding ADP/ATP translocase (Confirmed by transcript evidence) produces the protein MSKEKSFDTKKFLIDLASGGTAAAVSKTAVAPIERVKLLLQVQDASKAIAVDKRYKGIMDVLIRVPKEQGVAALWRGNLANVIRYFPTQAMNFAFKDTYKAIFLEGLDKKKDFWKFFAGNLASGGAAGATSLCFVYPLDFARTRLAADIGKANDREFKGLADCLIKIVKSDGPIGLYRGFFVSVQGIIIYRAAYFGMFDTAKMVFASDGQKLNFFAAWGIAQVVTVGSGILSYPWDTVRRRMMMQSGRKDILYKNTLDCAKKIIQNEGMSAMFKGALSNVFRGTGGALVLAIYDEIQKFL
- the kel-3 gene encoding BTB domain-containing protein (Confirmed by transcript evidence), with product MFASDVKHDKIAKIPLYTDDDLDFIKVDILDEMYKKSYSIFNELRSKCQLCDVALLVENRKLSAHKVILAATIPYFRGMFTLDLMEANMKEINIEDMNYETVDALLSFAYTGELRITTSNVQSIMLGANFFQMLEVVQHCGNFLLTRLHPSNALSIREFCKMMCVEEKITEMTDDYIQKHFMAVSKDEDFKRLSLEDAIELLRNDHLYVDSEEQVYVAAMEWLNCDVIRHEQAAKILPCVRLPLLSPTYLSSIVASNPIIKKDIPCRDLIDEAKDYHLLPDRRSLIKSFKCTPRLCQIVPGLIVAIGGLMHQSQSKSSVEIYDPTSKKWSPIDGMVTLRTRVGVAVNQRQVYAIGGFNGQDRLDLVEKFDYDTLKWTTLSPLTRKRSALAAAFVTNRLYVCGGYDGLHSLSSIEIYDINRNVWEAGPPMENMRSAAGVTVIDKHIYICGGHDGMQIFASVERLDTENQQWERIPSMIQQRCRFGAATFKGKIYVAGGYDGTSFLKSVEVYDPVEKKWSPVSPMNMRRSRVSLVSTNEGLFAVAGFDGENNLCSMEQYDDVTDSWTIATALTCHEGGVGVGVIPMPPHML